From the Clostridium sp. Marseille-P299 genome, one window contains:
- a CDS encoding sugar phosphate isomerase/epimerase family protein, with amino-acid sequence MIRLGIRGHDMEKASFEDLVSNISRKGFCCTQLALKKAITEFNVNREAMTPGMALYMKKIFEKNNVDVAVLGCYLNLANPDQAQLEDIIKNYEAHIRFGSLLGCGMVGTETGAVNTAYKYEEANHSDEALAIFIKNLKRVVKYAEDMGVIFAVEPVYKHIMYDIKRTRKVLDEVNSPNLRVIFDPVNVMSGDNYQNQDEIIEEAFDLLKEEIAVLHIKDFVIKDGEPYSKNLAVGDGILNVPLVMKLAKQHKPFIHMLLEDSVPENALKSKAYIEKVYEEA; translated from the coding sequence ATGATTCGTTTAGGGATTAGAGGCCATGATATGGAAAAGGCCTCATTTGAAGATTTAGTAAGTAATATTTCTAGAAAAGGATTTTGTTGCACTCAATTAGCATTAAAAAAAGCAATTACTGAATTTAATGTAAATCGTGAGGCTATGACTCCAGGAATGGCTTTATACATGAAGAAAATCTTTGAGAAGAACAATGTAGATGTTGCGGTTCTTGGTTGTTATTTAAATTTAGCCAATCCAGATCAAGCGCAATTAGAAGATATCATTAAAAATTATGAAGCGCATATTCGTTTTGGTTCATTATTAGGATGTGGAATGGTAGGTACAGAGACTGGTGCCGTAAATACTGCATATAAATATGAAGAAGCAAACCATTCAGACGAAGCACTTGCTATCTTTATTAAGAATTTAAAACGTGTTGTAAAATATGCAGAAGATATGGGTGTTATTTTTGCTGTTGAACCTGTGTATAAACATATTATGTATGATATAAAACGTACTAGAAAAGTTTTAGATGAAGTAAATTCACCAAATCTTCGTGTAATATTTGATCCTGTTAACGTTATGTCAGGAGATAATTATCAAAATCAGGATGAAATTATTGAGGAAGCATTTGATTTATTAAAAGAAGAAATTGCTGTATTGCATATTAAAGATTTTGTCATCAAAGATGGTGAGCCATACTCTAAGAATTTAGCAGTTGGTGATGGTATCTTAAATGTACCATTGGTTATGAAATTAGCAAAACAACATAAGCCATTTATTCATATGTTGCTAGAAGATTCTGTACCAGAGAATGCTTTAAAATCAAAAGCATATATCGAAAAGGTATATGAAGAAGCTTAA